The Nyctibius grandis isolate bNycGra1 chromosome 20, bNycGra1.pri, whole genome shotgun sequence DNA window AAAGCACCAAGCAGGAGAGGCTTGGATTTGCAAAGCTTAGTCTCTAACCCTGGAGATCACCGCTGTCTCAAGAGGAAAGCACACTGAACAAGCTGGAGACAAACCTCCCGAACAGGATGGCAGCAATGCAGTAATGACTCTGAAGCACTTTTAGCCCAAGCAGTTCCTCCTCActtcagagcaggcagcagcagtaaCGCTTCCCAGCGGTAACAGCCAGCCCTCTAGTGGAGAGGCCACCTCCGAAGCACAGAAAGGTGTTGGCGCACTCAGCAGAGACTAACGGCACCAATTAATAAGCAAACGACAGCTATTAAACAGCCCCGCAGCAGGAATAGCTGTTTCATAGCTGCTTTATGTATATTGTATGCCTAGTAAACTTAGAAGCAGTTGTCACTTGCTGACTCTCAGAAGCCACCTATTAAGATTTCCAGGTAAATCTTGATAGCAGTGCCCTAACAGGTGCTGCTTTTTGCTGTCTCACTGGAATTATGCCAACCTACTTCCAATTACTTTGTTAATCCCCTGAACAGGATCAGTgttgaggggaaaagaaaacccttcaGCTGTTCCCACCCACTGTTCCCAGAGGATTTCCAGGCAAACCTTTACCGACTGCAAATTAATACAACAATCCAGCCAGTCAATTCAGGCTCTTAAAAGCCTCCATATAGTCAAAGGACTGCCAACCCCTAAGGGCGGGGAGTGCAAAAACCTCATCCCCCTGTGTGCCAAACTCCCTCCAGCCTCTAGCAGAGGAAGGGATTCCTTCAGCTCTGACCTGCGTTACACTGACTACTCTTATAAAAACCACCAAGAGATGGTGCTCTCTGGTTTTTCCAAACTGTTTCATCCTTCCATTCATCTCTCTGCCTTGTTCTCAATGGAAGGCAGGCTGCCACACAAGGCCTGTGTGGTCATCCCACTACCTCAAATCAAGCctgctccttctttttttctctactgcACATGAGAAGCTGCTACGCTTCGGTGCTAATGTAAAGGGAAAAGCTAGGAAGGATCAGGCTGCTGAACACAAGCCAGTCCCAGCTGCACCTGTGGACTGTTTGTCTCTGGCCAGAGACCAAGGTGGTCAGTCAAACACAGAGACCTCTATTGTGAGTACCTGGACATttacagcagaagcagagacaCTTGAAAGATGGACCTAAAATTAGCACGTAGACAGAATATCAGGTGAAACGCTCAGAAAATGAGGTAAGCATAATCGTCACTGTAGGACCTACATAAACCCAACAAATCAACAAGGACAGTTCCCAACCATCAACGAGACCATTGCTTTTTAGCCTACCTGCTGCACGAGCGCTTTACCTGATCACTGACAGACTCTGGCAGGAAGTGACAGACTTTTTCCAGTAAAGCTTCGATTTCAGCTGTCGTGGCATTCTTCTCTAGTTCTTTGTCTGCATAAGCTACCACCATCTTGCAGATATCACAGAAGCCACCTGCAGGTTTCACTaaaactgagaaggaaaaaaaaaaaaaaagtcagtgcttACGTAGTTCCCCCaaatagaagaaagaaggcAGCAAAGTACTAAAGCACGTGTCCTCAAAAGACATGTAATCATAGGTGAACTAACTCATTTTGCAACACCATCGACTCCTCATTACCAACCTGGCTGCTGTGGAGGCTTGTTGGCTGCACAGCATTTCAGCATCACACACACAGTTTCAGGATTCGTTGCCTCCAAGAGCATGTCTATCAAAGCCTGGCCATAGACATCTATGAAGTCCTTACACTGGGATTTGACACTTGCTGGGAACAGGTAGCAGACCACCTCCATTTCATGTACAATCTCCTCCTGAAGCACAACAAAGGATGTGTGgcaaatgagaaacagaaatctgaCTCACTTCATAAGTACATGTTTCCTTACTCTGTCCCACTCAGGATGGAAATCTCGCTCTCATGAAAATAGGCAATAAAATTaactttccttccccctccaacACAGCCCCATTTTAGCCAAAGTCTAGGAAAAGGAACCATTTCCACCACTTACACACCTCTGTCTTGTTGCTCTCCAAGAGGCCAGTCACTTCTTTCACCATGGTCTCACATATTTCACATAAGGAAAAAGTCTTCTCTTGAACTGAAGCTTTCTGAGTACGCAGAAGAAACATACAAAACAATAAATCAGCACTTGACCACATTTGACAGGGACAAATTGTAAAAGATCAGTCTATCAGCATTCACATTCAGGTGCAGCATTTACCTAGCTGGCCAGTTTGAGCTGAATTCAAAAGGTCAGGCAGAACCCAAAACCAACCTCAAAGGTCTCAGTAAAAAGCTTCTTTGAATGAACAGTCATTTTGCATGACTAATTAAGACTACAATCCCCAAGTTGTGTAAGGAGGGGAGTTGAATCTAGTAGACGTGGAGAAATAAGCAGCACCACAGTGACTGGAGTCAAGGGAAATATgaagtgtttttgaaaatacactAATTGGAGGACCAAATTACTAATTTACTAGCATTGAGAGCACCCTCCTCTATGCAAAAGAAACCTAGAAATTGAAGGACTTGAGGGAAAATGTTTGGAGCCTGTTAATCAGAAGTTAACTGTCCTCAACAGAGactttcctttccaaataaaCCTCAGCCCGTGTCTCACCCAAAGGCCACGGGAAGCTAAGGTGCTTCTCCAAACTCAGAGCTTCAGCATTCTGACTCTGATCACTGATCTGCACATGCAGAGTGctgttccatttttaaaagggatCAAAGCATAACTCCAAATTTGGAGCAAAACTCAAATTCAGCAATTTGCCCTCTAACATTTGAGGTGTGATTTAGAATGGCTGCTATACTCTGCTGCTGGAACAAGAGATCCCATTTCAATCCTGAAGTACTACCTTATAGCTTTGGTTTAGCATTGGCTCTGCTATTCTAACAGATCAGTCAGCTCTCCTGCTTTACAGATGAGCATCAGAAACAAGAAGAGGCCAGGAATTTATATGCAGGGAGACTTGGATTATTCTATGCATAAGCActgctatttttctgtttcacctAGTTCATTACACTAAAGCAAAAAGGAAGGCTTCTGTTGAGTACAAGAAGTCCATCTTACCTCCACAGTTTCCATTTTTACTTCATGAACCACTTGAGCTGGCACGAGAGCCTGAAGGGGAACAGATTTCACGGAAGGACAGAAACCAACCATTGCACAAATGTCCTTTGGTTGCTGGAAAGAGATGTataagagatttttaaaagtctagAAGACTCTGCCCTTTCTATGGAGCCTGTGCACAGGCACAGAAAAAGTTCTAAAAGACTCCAACACAACTAGAAGTTTCATGACTACTTCAAGTGTTGCCAAAGCATTTGATATGATTATAGGCAGGACAACTATCAGGTGAAATCTAGCAGGTCCTTTAAAATAGGAAGAGGTTAGGCCACATCCATTTAAAAACCCCATTTACCATGAGCTCATACGCTATGCAAGCCCTTCAAAGGAGTTGACTTAAGAGCTACCAACACCAAAACAGGCCACCAGCATCACATTAGACCTGCAACCACAAAGCTGCGCCCCTGAAAGGTTTAAGTAATCACAGAAGAGGCTAATTATCATGGTCCAAGTTCACCCAAAAGCTGGAAGCAATGCCTAGATCAAAGGACTCATTTTCTCATTCAAACTACCTTCTTTAAAGCATTCAGTAACATCACATTTTGCAAATAGAAACACATTCCTGCATTATTGAACACAGCctacaagaaacaaaaagttaacCGTGTTAAAACCTAAACTTAACCCTTTTTACAAGTATCTGCACCACCTGTATTTCAAGTGTTCTGTTTATAGTAAGAGGgaaaacagcaaacagaaacaaagcctTTCAAAAGGCTAAGTTTTCCCCAAAGGTTTTAGAAACATACattattaaatgcaaaaataaatgccGGGCATGAGGCAAACTGCTCTAAGGAGGCCACATTATACCCACACAAAATGAGACAGGCTGTACAGAGTAATACACAAAACCTGAATTTTCCCACCTAAAGTCTActtaagctaaaaaaaaaaagttatctttgGTCCTATGGGTAATTAGGATATCATATCCCACCCTGTCACCAGAGCAAGGTTCTTACAGCAGAGGCTTATGCAACAGTTAATACATCATGCCACAACCTCAAGCGCAGGCAAAAGCAGTATCTCAACGATACAGTGCTGCTTCAGACTACTACAGGCAGTTCCTTTAAGTCAAGTCCTTTGGTTCATGCATTCTAAGAAGCATTCCGAGATATTAATGTTACAGCAACACCCACATACACACAACATGTTCTCTCACGGAGAGATGACAGACACAAGGTCTCCCAGGACTGGAGAAATTAAAAGCCCAAATAGCTCTGGGAAGCAGGAGCCTAAAGGCCTCCCACATCTTCTTTTCGGTTCATATACTCCAAACATCTACACCATTGTCCTAGATTTAAACATTAGCCAAGAAAGGACCCAAGGACAGCTTCACTCAAGCCTTTTTGAGCCCAGACTTTAAACCAGAAGCTGACAGGAGCCACCGGCATGCGTTTTCTACATCTAATGCTTCTTGTACGAGAGCGAGCATGTTTTCTGCTCCACTGGCCAAAGCATAATCAAGCTGTAATCTTAGTAGCACAAACTGGTATCTGGAGCTGGAAGTAGGACTGATCCACTGGAGGAAGTCTgtagtctttctcttttttaatcacACAAATATCCCTTGTATCTGTCAACACTGAGTACAATCACACCGTGTACACAGCTAATAGAGCAAGACGTGAACTACAAGCCCTTTAAGAGCAAGAAGTGAACTACAAGCAGGCTATCACCACAGGCAAGTTGCTCACCTACCTGATCCTTCTGTTGACAGGGGAGATtggagacagaggaagaaagcagaaattaaagataacagttaagagaaaaaaatgtcaagcaCTTGGAACTGCATATACTCTTTCCATGAAGATGATGGAATATGACATGGTCCCCACCCCAAAGATCCTTAGCATTGCTACAGCAACTCACATTTAATTGCACAGTGCTAACCAGCATTATTCATTTGAAGTTATTAAAGCATCCTGGGCAAGACTACCTGCAAAGAGTTTGAACGACACTCAGCTGGGTTCAAGGTGTGGTCATATTCCAATTTCAGGTATTAACAACACACTGCATTGCAATGCTTAAAATGAGAAACTAACTGTTGTTGGAACAAAGAGTTGCTTCCCCCCTCAAATGCTGAAGAAGCAGTATGAGCTTCCAAGTAGCCTTTAgcaactggaaacaaaaaaaaggccacTGCGTTGCCAAATTCAGGTTCAAGTCAGCCACACACTCTATTCATAAATTCACCTATAATTTGTTACGCTACTTGTGGCATCTAGGCACTGCATTCTCTAAGGAAAggctttcctgtttttttttaaaaggctttgagATCTCTGGATAAAGAGGTGCTATGGAGGTGGTCAGAGGTAAAATATCTTGTATATTCCTGCAGAAGATCGGAGTTGGTGCAGCACCGCTCACTTTCCATGGCTCCTATCAAAAGCCCAGAGAGCAGGAGTCTTGGGATAGCAATTCCAGAAGGACATTTAGTCTTGGTTCAAATAAACACGTTATGTCTAACACTTGAACCAGTTTTGCAATACTGTGACAAATACTAACTCTAATATGCTTAGCACAGTATTTGGTGGGGGGGAAGTGGTGCAAGTACAGGACTGAGATCAAAGAGTACAAAGATGTAATGCATCTTCTGTGTTTCAAAGGCTTAGAGTGCCTTTTGCACCGCTGAAGTGgttgtgaaagaaaaggaaagtgctAAAGAAAGCATTCTGAGACTGAAGTTACTACCCAATTAAATGCCAAGTTCAAAGCATTAACACCAAGACTTACAGAGCAAAGGTTCTCCCCAGACTTTTACTGCAGTGAATGTTTCCCGTTTCCAAATACTTCAGCtacacaaaggagaaaaattaactGAGAGCAAATATTACAGTCTACTGATCTTACCATGTGCATCATCATTTGGATAGCCAAGTCAGAATATTCAGAGATATAGCTCTTGCACTGCAGGAAGTGGAAAAAGTCTTGTAAATATCAAACCACTTAAGCCTTAGAGTTAATCTAGAATTATCTACTACATCTCAAGATATTAATTTACCTTCTCCACTTAACTATTCTGTTGTCTTTCAGAGCTTGTCCCAAATATAAGATGGCGTTTCAGGTTACAGAATCATTGCACTCTAGCTGCTTTTCTCAtgattccttttctctttcctcactcACCTTCATTGGTAAGACCACATTACCCTGCCAgatcatttttatgaaaaaggcttttaagGGCTAGCAGCAATCTTGagtctttttcctcctccccagtcCCATATGCCCCACCCCACCCAACTTTCTTGACCAGAATGTTTGATTTCAGTGTTGTTACTGTTATACTGTGTAACAGCCTACACGTGACActcctttgttttattaaatagaCATTGCATTGTTCAGTGCCTTCATTCTCTCAAAGCATTTTATGGTTGCATACAGGaacagatttttaaacaaaaaaagagagctcACCATATCAGACATTCCAGGTCCCAAACGGTCACACTCCTCCTTGGCATGAGCAACCAAAGACTTCACGAAAGATGAGTTTGACCTCACAGCTTCCTGAACATCAGTAACCAGCTGAATGCAATCTTGGCATACATCCCCATTTCCCTGGACAAAGAGTGAAAGGAACCTTAGGCTGACATACCTTCACATGTTTTAGAAGCTTCTGTTACTACCAAGTTTTAAAAGCTATTCTGAACTATATCCAAGCCTTAATAAATACTCTCTAGAGTACTTACAAGCCTGAGCTAATACAAATAGACAAGCTACTGCTGGTATGTGCACCAGCCACTAGATGGAGATTAGGTACCTACTTGGCTCTGAAACCCAAGATAACTTAAGATAGCCAATCTTCAAAATCTCTTGGTTTTGTTACAGACCACAGTGGTAAGGTTTCTAAATCTGGCACAGACCTTACCTGCTCCACCCACAGCAGCTTGTTCTCCACCCACTCAACTATTTAACTCCCATATCTAGGTTTGCTATCAAGACTCAGCCTCTACTCACAAGTTCATTGTCTCATCTACTCCCCTTTGTCAACTATTTGTCTTCTCTGATCCAGTCTGTCACCTCAAATGCTTCCCCTGAAGGGCACAGCTAGCAGATTACTCAGAATGTGGGAGaattcttcttcctttgaaCGCTGGTGCCAAACTTGCTCTCAGAATAAAATGCTTCCAGTAAGACCTGCTTGACTACTACAGTGCTGGATGCAACAGCTGAGCACAAGACTTGGCTTTATGGACTGTGGTTGTTAATCCAAGATTGTATATATGGTCCACAGGGGCTGTAGCTATCTATCACCCTACTTAGCTTTAAACTCACAGGTTATggaaaaaggcagcagcacaaaATTCAGTGGGAGACTGTTACCCCGGTGAAGCACATCAGCTTAATCTGTGTGCAGTACAACAATCATCAAGAAGTTCTTATGCAAGGAGCACTGCAGCTCTGGAGCAAAAACCATGCACTTCTCTTGCACACTGGAATAGCACTGCACCCTTACCTTAGACTTCTGTGTGGGTTTGTCCTGAGGATAAAGGAGAAGAGGCACATTAGCCATGAATGGGGATGCCAGTTCAGAGAAATCCAGCTCTGGTATCTTATTGGACTGGAGTTGTTTCTGAAGTTTCATCGCTGCAAGGTGCTTCTGAAGGGACTGGCACAGTGAGAGGGCACTACATACAACTTCAGGTTTATCCTAGGGGAGATAAGATATATACATAAAGCTCTAGAGTGATGGCACTTTCACATGAAGTTCAGAGTAGAGAGTCATGCAGCTGGAACATGATAGGAAGTGAAAATGTTTCACAGCAAGGAAGCAGTCTTCAAATTTACACCATTAATTGAAACACCAGTGATCCATCCAGGCCTGAAGGATCATATGCACAATCTTATGTAAAAGAGAAATTCAGGCATCAACAGGAGCATGACTTTTAATTTCAACAGGTGCAAACTGTTATCTACTTACTAGCTCTTCTTTGACCATGTCCATGATAACTGGTAGGTAGGAATCCACAATTTCTTTGCACTCAGAGACCAGGCCTTCGTCAGGAAGAAACTCACATGATTTTTCCAAGTAAGAACGGATCTCATCCTATAAAAGATAAGGTGGGCTATAGACTATCAAAATATCTTTCTCTCAAATGCTCTTTCCATTCCCAAAATACATGACACAAAGCCTGAAAAAAGCCCCTTGGACTCAGGTAGGTCCAGGCAGTTGGCAAGCAAAACTAGAATGAGGTTTTACACTATAGGTCTATTTTCCCCAGTCCTGGGCCTTCAATGAGACCCTGCCAAAGTAAAAACATGAAATACTGCTTGCAAGGCCT harbors:
- the LOC137672371 gene encoding prosaposin is translated as MARRLLCLLGLLAAAVASPVLWQKDCVKGPEVWCQNVRTASQCGAVKHCQQNVWNKPTVSSIPCDLCKELVTVAGKVLKDNGTEDEIRSYLEKSCEFLPDEGLVSECKEIVDSYLPVIMDMVKEELDKPEVVCSALSLCQSLQKHLAAMKLQKQLQSNKIPELDFSELASPFMANVPLLLYPQDKPTQKSKGNGDVCQDCIQLVTDVQEAVRSNSSFVKSLVAHAKEECDRLGPGMSDMCKSYISEYSDLAIQMMMHMQPKDICAMVGFCPSVKSVPLQALVPAQVVHEVKMETVEKASVQEKTFSLCEICETMVKEVTGLLESNKTEEEIVHEMEVVCYLFPASVKSQCKDFIDVYGQALIDMLLEATNPETVCVMLKCCAANKPPQQPVLVKPAGGFCDICKMVVAYADKELEKNATTAEIEALLEKVCHFLPESVSDQCVQFVEQYEPVVVQLLAEMMDPTFVCTKLGVCGAAKQPLLGDEACVWGPGYWCKNMETAAQCNAVDHCKRHVWN